A genomic region of Streptosporangium lutulentum contains the following coding sequences:
- a CDS encoding AfsR/SARP family transcriptional regulator gives MLAVLLLEAGRSVTIGRLMEAIYGDEPPMTSRAQIQICISALRRLFAAHGSPDIISTQSQAYAVHVPDGRFDSRRFESLVLQAKQARKEHRTDEAIARYREALALWRGPALEGMESRLVQSAASRLDEDRISANEDCIKLELDLGRHHELVGELTALVGEHPLRERLRGQLMLALYRSGRQAEALRAYRRARQTMIEELGIEPNERLQQLEHAILTSDPSLDLPVASVLLTPEPQAVVPRLLPTDIADFTGRTKQVDEILERLIAAAGVRSGFAVPIVALVGKPGIGKSTIAVHVSHRVAEHYPDGQLFADLHAGASRPVSPMQVLERFLRALGITGTALPDGLEERAEMYRALLADRKMLIVLDDVGAEGQVLPLLPGSSDSAVIISSRSRLAGLPGAIHIDVDIFDSAQSLSLLSRIAGVERVQSEPEAAVALAELCGQLPLALRIAGARLSARPHWSVGQLVERLEDETRRLDELKHGEMGIRASISLTYESVSERARCLFRRLAILDSQIFSAWLGAALLDRPISEGQDLLDDLADAQLIETTGTGRGTHTQYRFHDLIRVFARERLAAEEPAAERGAALSRVLGGLLSLVEAACRREYEDRMMVPGATATWSLPKALVDRLVAVPLVWFERERSILVSGIRQAAQAGLVEICWSLAIGAATFFQSRVYFDDWRETQRIALAAARQAGDRRGQAVMLYSAGSLASAEQRFDDARHDFETAIRLFTEIGDERGLGSVMANRGHLDLVTGRFEAAAAHFERALELSRGSGSPSTTIYVLHNLAQARLECDDPEDARRLLSEAMELVRGGVGRRLEGQVLYRLGQAHLQGEEPRLAVEVLAEALTAVQEVGDPTGEAYILHSMGLARLSLGELAEAGGTLRHALLLANTSSERLAKGRVLAGLAELALAEKNPAEAVACFEQALALFGTMSVPLDEARALSLLGDAHAALGNTAEAHEALARALAVTQKIDTVVAQRMRARLAERMHAGEPAP, from the coding sequence GTGCTCGCCGTGCTTCTGCTGGAGGCGGGCCGGTCTGTCACCATTGGCAGACTCATGGAGGCGATCTACGGCGACGAGCCGCCGATGACCTCCCGAGCCCAGATCCAGATCTGCATCTCCGCGCTGCGGCGTCTGTTCGCCGCCCACGGCAGCCCCGACATCATCTCCACCCAGTCCCAGGCGTACGCCGTCCACGTCCCCGACGGCCGGTTCGACTCCCGTCGCTTCGAGAGCCTCGTCCTGCAGGCGAAACAGGCTCGTAAGGAGCACAGGACCGACGAGGCCATCGCGCGCTACCGCGAGGCGCTCGCCCTGTGGCGCGGCCCGGCGCTGGAGGGCATGGAGAGCAGGCTCGTGCAGTCGGCGGCGAGCAGGCTGGACGAGGACCGGATCTCGGCGAACGAGGACTGCATCAAGCTGGAGCTGGACCTCGGCCGCCATCACGAGCTGGTCGGTGAGCTCACCGCGCTGGTGGGGGAGCATCCGCTCCGTGAACGCCTGCGCGGTCAGCTCATGCTCGCGCTGTACCGCTCGGGCCGGCAGGCGGAGGCACTGCGGGCGTACCGGCGGGCCAGGCAGACCATGATCGAGGAGTTGGGGATCGAGCCCAACGAGCGGCTCCAGCAGCTCGAACACGCGATTCTCACCTCGGATCCGAGCCTGGACCTGCCGGTCGCGTCGGTCCTGCTCACCCCCGAACCCCAGGCCGTCGTGCCCCGCCTGCTGCCCACCGACATCGCCGACTTCACCGGGCGGACGAAGCAGGTCGACGAGATCCTGGAACGGTTGATAGCCGCCGCCGGGGTCCGCTCGGGGTTCGCGGTGCCGATCGTCGCGCTCGTCGGCAAGCCCGGGATCGGGAAGAGCACCATCGCCGTCCACGTGTCGCACCGCGTCGCCGAGCACTATCCCGACGGCCAGCTCTTCGCCGACCTGCACGCCGGCGCCTCCCGACCGGTCAGCCCGATGCAGGTGCTCGAACGGTTCCTGCGCGCCCTGGGGATCACCGGCACCGCGCTGCCCGACGGCCTGGAGGAGCGGGCGGAGATGTACCGCGCCCTGCTCGCCGACCGCAAAATGCTGATCGTGCTGGACGACGTGGGCGCCGAGGGCCAGGTCCTGCCCCTCCTTCCCGGCAGCTCGGACTCCGCCGTGATCATCAGCAGCCGCAGCCGGCTCGCCGGACTGCCCGGCGCGATCCACATCGACGTGGACATCTTCGACTCGGCGCAGTCGCTCAGCCTGCTCTCCCGCATCGCCGGCGTCGAGCGCGTGCAGTCGGAGCCGGAGGCCGCGGTGGCGCTGGCCGAGCTCTGCGGCCAGCTCCCGCTGGCGCTCCGCATCGCGGGCGCGCGGCTCTCCGCCCGGCCGCACTGGAGCGTCGGGCAGCTCGTGGAACGGCTGGAGGACGAGACCCGCAGGCTGGACGAGCTCAAGCACGGCGAGATGGGCATCAGGGCCAGCATCTCGCTGACCTACGAGAGCGTCAGCGAGCGGGCCAGATGCCTGTTCCGCAGGCTGGCGATCCTGGACTCGCAGATCTTCTCCGCCTGGCTCGGCGCGGCACTCCTGGACCGGCCGATCAGCGAGGGCCAGGACCTGCTGGACGACCTGGCCGACGCCCAGCTCATCGAGACGACGGGCACCGGGCGCGGGACGCACACCCAGTACCGCTTCCACGACCTCATCAGGGTCTTCGCCAGGGAGCGCCTGGCGGCCGAGGAGCCGGCCGCCGAGCGCGGCGCGGCGCTGTCCAGGGTTCTCGGCGGGCTGCTCTCCCTGGTGGAGGCCGCCTGCCGCCGCGAGTACGAGGACCGCATGATGGTCCCCGGCGCCACCGCCACGTGGTCGCTGCCGAAGGCGCTGGTCGACCGGCTGGTCGCGGTGCCGCTCGTCTGGTTCGAACGCGAGCGCTCGATCCTCGTCTCCGGCATCAGGCAGGCGGCACAGGCGGGTCTCGTGGAGATCTGCTGGAGCCTGGCCATCGGCGCGGCGACCTTCTTCCAGTCGCGGGTCTACTTCGACGACTGGCGGGAGACGCAGAGGATCGCGCTGGCCGCGGCCCGCCAGGCAGGGGACAGGCGGGGCCAGGCGGTCATGCTCTACTCGGCGGGCTCGCTCGCCAGCGCCGAGCAGCGCTTCGACGACGCGCGTCACGACTTCGAGACCGCGATCAGGCTGTTCACGGAGATCGGCGACGAGCGGGGCCTCGGCTCGGTGATGGCCAACAGGGGGCACCTGGACCTGGTGACGGGCAGGTTCGAGGCCGCGGCCGCGCACTTCGAGCGGGCGCTGGAGCTGTCGCGCGGCTCGGGGTCGCCGAGCACGACGATCTACGTGCTGCACAACCTGGCGCAGGCCAGGCTGGAATGCGACGACCCCGAGGACGCCAGGCGGCTGCTGTCCGAGGCCATGGAGCTGGTCAGGGGCGGCGTGGGGAGAAGGCTGGAGGGCCAGGTGCTGTACCGCCTGGGCCAGGCCCACCTGCAGGGGGAGGAACCGCGTCTGGCCGTGGAGGTGCTCGCCGAGGCGCTGACCGCCGTCCAGGAGGTCGGCGACCCCACGGGGGAGGCCTACATCCTGCACAGCATGGGCCTGGCCAGGCTGTCCCTCGGCGAGCTCGCCGAGGCGGGCGGCACGCTGCGGCACGCGCTGCTGCTGGCCAACACCTCCAGCGAGCGGCTCGCCAAGGGCCGGGTCCTGGCCGGCCTGGCCGAGCTGGCCCTGGCCGAGAAGAACCCGGCCGAGGCCGTGGCCTGCTTCGAGCAGGCCCTGGCCCTGTTCGGCACGATGAGCGTTCCGCTCGACGAGGCGCGCGCTCTCAGCCTGCTCGGTGACGCGCACGCGGCCCTGGGGAACACCGCCGAGGCGCACGAGGCGCTCGCCAGGGCGCTCGCGGTGACCCAGAAGATCGACACCGTGGTGGCCCAGCGCATGCGCGCCCGGCTCGCCGAGCGGATGCACGCCGGAGAGCCCGCCCCCTGA
- a CDS encoding hydroxyisourate hydrolase — protein sequence MSITAEALDGVYGRSASGLRASLEHAMDGCWLPLASAETDADGRISEWAGLGLDRGLYRIVFDSDQYFVGLGVIAAYPGISVMFRMQDETDVCKVQVLIAPHSYSTYFGTGS from the coding sequence ATGAGCATCACCGCGGAGGCGTTGGACGGGGTTTACGGACGATCGGCATCCGGTCTCCGGGCGAGCCTGGAACACGCGATGGACGGTTGCTGGCTGCCACTCGCCAGCGCGGAGACCGACGCGGACGGCCGCATCAGCGAGTGGGCCGGTCTGGGCCTGGACCGCGGGCTCTACCGCATCGTGTTCGACAGCGACCAGTATTTCGTCGGACTCGGCGTCATCGCCGCATACCCCGGGATATCGGTCATGTTCAGAATGCAGGACGAGACGGATGTGTGCAAAGTCCAGGTCCTGATCGCTCCTCATTCCTATTCGACCTATTTCGGCACCGGTAGTTGA
- the leuA gene encoding 2-isopropylmalate synthase — MKTTRRPSDRYTASQPVSLPDRTWPGNTVTTAPRWLSTDLRDGNQSLVNPMNPERKLAMFDLLVGMGYKEIEVGFPVASQDDHDFLRLLIERDLIPDDVRISVLTQARDELIHRTVESLEGAARATVHIYNATSPMFRRMVFGMTRDECKDMAVQATRLLMKYAEKTLGACDFGYQYSPELFNDTELDFSLEVCEAVMDVWEPGPGRGIILNFPTTVERSMPNVFADQIEWLDRNLTRREHVCLSIHPHNDRGTGVATAELAMLAGAERIEGCLFGNGERAGNVDLVTLGLNLLTQGVDPGIDFSDINTIRRTVEYCNEIPVHPRHPYGGDLVYTAFSGSHQDAIKKGFDTLEREARLSGAEVRDLPWAMPYLPLDPEDVGRTYEAIVRINSQSGKGGVAYVMDAWHGLHLPRPLQVEFARAVQADADAAGGEITPGRVRELFDREYLSEPCLTMPMAMDREPVTVELYIDGLRFDVGGRRADSMQSMAATLAPWGIDVRVVHRVGFADPAEKVTVYAECRVRGRLLWGVGIDADVEAAAFAAVRSAVIRGVDEKEIVRPPVPIAAR; from the coding sequence ATGAAGACGACCCGACGACCTTCCGACCGCTACACGGCGTCCCAGCCGGTCAGCCTCCCCGACCGGACCTGGCCGGGCAACACGGTCACCACCGCGCCCCGCTGGCTCTCCACCGACCTGCGCGACGGGAACCAGTCACTGGTCAACCCGATGAACCCCGAGCGCAAGCTGGCGATGTTCGACCTGCTGGTGGGCATGGGCTACAAGGAGATCGAGGTCGGCTTCCCCGTCGCCAGCCAGGACGACCACGACTTCCTGCGCCTGCTCATCGAGAGGGACCTGATCCCCGACGACGTGCGGATCTCGGTGCTGACCCAGGCGCGCGACGAGCTGATCCACCGTACGGTCGAAAGCCTGGAGGGCGCGGCCCGCGCCACCGTCCACATCTACAACGCGACCTCCCCGATGTTCCGGCGGATGGTCTTCGGCATGACCAGGGACGAGTGCAAGGACATGGCCGTGCAGGCCACCCGGCTGCTGATGAAGTACGCGGAGAAGACGCTCGGCGCCTGTGACTTCGGCTACCAGTACTCACCCGAGCTGTTCAACGACACCGAGCTCGACTTCTCCCTGGAGGTCTGCGAGGCGGTCATGGACGTCTGGGAGCCCGGTCCCGGGCGCGGCATCATCCTCAACTTCCCCACCACGGTCGAACGCTCCATGCCCAACGTGTTCGCCGACCAGATCGAGTGGCTGGACAGGAACCTGACCAGGCGTGAGCACGTGTGCCTGTCGATCCACCCGCACAACGACAGGGGAACGGGCGTGGCCACCGCCGAGCTGGCGATGCTGGCCGGGGCCGAGCGCATCGAGGGATGCCTGTTCGGCAACGGCGAGCGGGCGGGCAACGTCGACCTCGTCACCCTCGGCCTGAACCTGCTGACCCAGGGCGTCGACCCCGGCATCGACTTCTCCGACATCAACACGATCAGGCGCACGGTGGAGTACTGCAACGAGATCCCCGTGCACCCGCGCCACCCCTACGGCGGCGACCTCGTCTACACCGCCTTCTCCGGCTCCCACCAGGACGCCATCAAGAAGGGGTTCGACACCCTGGAGCGCGAGGCCCGGCTGAGCGGGGCGGAGGTGCGCGACCTGCCGTGGGCCATGCCGTACCTGCCGCTCGACCCCGAGGACGTGGGCAGGACCTACGAGGCGATCGTGCGGATCAACAGCCAGTCGGGCAAGGGCGGCGTGGCCTACGTCATGGACGCCTGGCACGGTCTGCACCTGCCGCGCCCGCTGCAGGTGGAGTTCGCCAGGGCGGTCCAGGCGGACGCCGACGCGGCCGGCGGAGAGATCACACCGGGGCGGGTCAGGGAACTGTTCGACAGGGAGTACCTCTCCGAGCCCTGCCTGACGATGCCGATGGCCATGGACAGGGAGCCGGTGACGGTCGAGCTCTACATCGACGGGCTCAGGTTCGACGTCGGCGGCCGTCGCGCCGACTCCATGCAGAGCATGGCGGCGACGCTGGCCCCCTGGGGGATCGACGTGCGCGTCGTGCACCGGGTCGGCTTCGCCGACCCCGCCGAGAAGGTGACGGTCTACGCCGAGTGCCGGGTGCGCGGCCGGCTGCTCTGGGGT